One region of Spiroplasma culicicola AES-1 genomic DNA includes:
- a CDS encoding uracil-DNA glycosylase: MNAIFKGIYPEWIKLFEENNILIDIQNTLDKITDFNNVFPPKENIFRIFTLIKPEDVKIVIIGQDPYHTKGSANGIAFSVSNNVKTPPSLKNIFKELKNDLNIDHFDNNDLSQWVKQGVLLINTIFTVKESQPGSHKNIGWEQIVVKILNCINKINTNIIYCLWGNYAKNLYNNLDTKSEYCIISMHPSPFSYKNGFENSKPFSKINGILNEMRIRTIDWQK; encoded by the coding sequence ATGAATGCAATTTTTAAGGGCATATACCCAGAATGAATTAAATTATTTGAAGAAAATAATATTTTAATTGATATTCAAAACACATTGGATAAAATAACAGATTTTAATAATGTTTTTCCTCCTAAAGAAAACATCTTTAGGATTTTTACTTTAATTAAACCAGAAGATGTTAAAATAGTTATTATTGGTCAAGACCCATATCACACTAAAGGAAGTGCAAATGGAATTGCTTTTAGTGTTTCAAATAATGTAAAAACTCCTCCAAGTTTAAAAAATATATTTAAGGAATTAAAAAATGATCTAAATATTGATCATTTTGATAATAATGATTTATCACAATGAGTTAAACAAGGAGTATTGCTAATAAATACAATCTTTACAGTCAAAGAATCTCAACCAGGTTCTCATAAAAATATTGGATGAGAACAAATTGTTGTTAAAATTCTAAATTGCATAAATAAAATAAACACTAATATTATTTATTGTTTGTGGGGAAATTATGCAAAAAACTTATATAATAATCTTGATACAAAAAGTGAATATTGCATTATTTCAATGCATCCTTCACCTTTTAGTTACAAAAATGGATTTGAAAATTCAAAACCTTTTTCCAAGATTAATGGTATTCTTAATGAAATGAGAATTAGGACTATTGATTGACAAAAGTAG
- the rplK gene encoding 50S ribosomal protein L11, whose protein sequence is MAKKITRIAKLEFMAMQAKPGAELASLGINMPQFTQQFNDATKDRAGEVVPVVITAYDDKSFDFVLKTTPAAFMLKKAAGIQKGSKTSGKEVVATISAEEIKKIAEYKMVDLNANTIEAAMRIIEGTARNMGIKVTGMPEKEGK, encoded by the coding sequence GTGGCAAAGAAAATCACACGTATAGCTAAATTAGAATTTATGGCAATGCAAGCAAAACCAGGAGCAGAGCTAGCTTCATTGGGAATTAATATGCCTCAATTCACACAACAATTTAATGACGCCACTAAAGACAGAGCAGGAGAAGTAGTACCTGTTGTTATTACAGCATATGATGACAAATCATTTGACTTTGTATTAAAAACTACACCAGCTGCATTTATGTTAAAAAAAGCAGCAGGAATACAAAAAGGTTCAAAAACTTCGGGTAAAGAAGTTGTTGCAACTATTAGTGCTGAAGAAATTAAAAAAATCGCAGAATACAAAATGGTTGATTTAAATGCAAATACAATTGAAGCAGCAATGAGAATAATTGAAGGAACAGCTAGAAATATGGGTATTAAAGTAACAGGAATGCCTGAAAAAGAAGGTAAATAG
- the dnaB gene encoding replicative DNA helicase — protein MEFNLDTNQELVLIDSEKAVLAVAMHSPKASFDILTQLQDEDFSLESHRVIFDAVNQLSQNGQAPTVTKVADYLQEKKQLDKVGGIEYISDISSYFYTDEGFEDYVQIVFKNSIGRQLDRILVHIKQLRESKSPIEEVFFVAQQKILNIRTEIKKDDAVPVKSTVVEVIKKIEDLEKNGGVVTGVPSGFTDIDQITNGWQKGDFIILAARPSMGKTAFALNLAVNAAERKKGVAFFSLEMPKEQLVQRILSSVSGIDSGALRNAQGLTTEKWTRITSGGEQIKQMNIVIDDSPGITVLQLQSKLRKMKRDFDIEVCFIDYLQLISAMQGRFESRQNEVAAISRQLKKIARELNIPIICLSQLSRSVEKREEKTPLMSDLRDSGAIEQDADIIMFLYRDAYYKAKEYNMGDDNPTDETDVIISKHRNGATGVVKVNFMRNYGKFVDQSKNS, from the coding sequence ATGGAATTTAATTTAGATACAAATCAAGAATTAGTTTTAATTGACTCAGAAAAAGCAGTTTTGGCAGTTGCGATGCATTCTCCTAAAGCTAGTTTTGATATTTTAACTCAATTACAAGATGAAGATTTTTCACTTGAAAGTCACAGAGTAATTTTTGATGCTGTAAATCAACTAAGTCAAAATGGACAAGCGCCAACTGTTACAAAAGTAGCTGATTATTTGCAAGAAAAAAAACAATTAGATAAGGTTGGGGGAATTGAATATATTTCAGATATTTCAAGTTACTTTTATACTGATGAAGGTTTTGAAGATTATGTACAAATTGTATTTAAAAATTCAATTGGAAGACAACTTGATCGTATTTTAGTTCATATTAAACAATTACGTGAAAGTAAATCTCCAATTGAAGAAGTATTTTTTGTTGCACAACAAAAAATTTTAAATATTAGAACAGAAATTAAAAAAGATGATGCAGTTCCTGTAAAGAGTACTGTTGTTGAAGTTATTAAAAAAATTGAGGATTTAGAAAAAAATGGAGGAGTTGTAACAGGAGTTCCTTCAGGTTTTACAGATATTGATCAAATTACAAATGGATGACAAAAAGGTGATTTTATTATTTTAGCTGCTAGACCCTCAATGGGAAAAACCGCTTTTGCTTTAAACTTAGCAGTTAATGCAGCAGAAAGAAAAAAAGGAGTAGCTTTCTTTTCTTTAGAGATGCCCAAAGAACAATTAGTTCAACGTATTTTATCTTCAGTTTCAGGAATTGATTCAGGAGCATTAAGAAATGCTCAAGGATTGACAACAGAAAAATGAACCAGAATTACATCTGGAGGAGAGCAAATTAAACAAATGAATATTGTTATTGATGATTCTCCAGGAATTACAGTCTTACAATTACAATCAAAACTAAGAAAAATGAAACGTGATTTTGATATTGAAGTATGTTTTATTGACTACTTACAATTAATTTCTGCAATGCAAGGTCGATTTGAAAGTCGTCAAAATGAAGTTGCAGCAATTTCAAGACAATTGAAAAAAATTGCTCGTGAATTGAACATTCCAATTATTTGTCTTTCACAGTTATCTCGTAGTGTTGAAAAAAGAGAAGAAAAAACACCTTTGATGTCAGATTTACGTGATTCAGGAGCGATTGAACAAGATGCCGATATTATTATGTTCCTATATAGAGATGCATATTATAAAGCAAAAGAATATAATATGGGTGATGATAACCCCACTGATGAAACTGATGTTATTATTTCAAAACACCGTAACGGAGCAACTGGAGTTGTAAAAGTTAACTTCATGAGAAATTATGGTAAGTTTGTTGATCAGTCAAAAAATTCATAA
- the cysS gene encoding cysteine--tRNA ligase, with protein MKIYDSLSTEYKEIDVPKVCIYNCGPTVYNYIHIGNARPLILSDLVIRFLEYRNIKYKYLLNITDIDDKIIDRAEIEKIEEEELTKFYTKAFLDDLDGLNINRPTAIIPISERINEIIDFIDALINDEFAYEVDGNVYFDVNKMENKYGNLSKQKLEELEVGNRVEEDLNKRNPFDFVLWKKTEKGKKWLSKWSLGRPGWHTECALLIDSFFKYPIDIHVGGIDLKFPHHENERIQYLAKNSREITNVWMHNGHLSIDNVKMSKSLNNTILVKDFIEEYGNNTLRYMFLNTNYKQPLNITKDLIEHSQEWCQKIQNILKQVNWMQRVGDISFNNQTPIDDDFNSYKYMTKFRTYFKDDLNTPMIITLIDEMSKNLNKQIRSKVVDLTYEKLIKILRVLGFKFEIKDIDNKTVKKITEWKKLVAEKNFEKADKLRDELKKENII; from the coding sequence ATGAAAATATATGATTCATTATCAACTGAATATAAAGAAATTGATGTTCCTAAAGTATGTATTTACAATTGTGGTCCAACAGTATACAACTATATTCATATTGGCAATGCAAGACCATTGATTCTAAGTGACCTAGTAATAAGATTTTTAGAATATAGAAATATAAAATATAAATATTTATTAAATATTACAGATATTGATGACAAAATTATTGATCGTGCAGAAATTGAAAAGATTGAAGAAGAAGAATTAACAAAATTCTATACTAAAGCTTTTCTTGACGATTTAGATGGTTTAAATATTAATAGACCAACTGCAATTATTCCAATATCTGAAAGAATAAATGAAATTATTGATTTTATTGATGCTTTAATTAATGATGAATTTGCTTATGAAGTTGATGGAAATGTTTATTTTGATGTAAATAAAATGGAAAACAAATATGGTAATCTTTCAAAACAGAAACTAGAAGAGTTAGAAGTTGGAAATAGAGTTGAAGAGGATTTAAACAAAAGAAATCCTTTTGATTTTGTTTTATGAAAAAAAACAGAAAAAGGAAAAAAATGATTATCAAAATGAAGTCTAGGAAGACCTGGATGGCATACTGAATGTGCTTTACTAATTGATTCATTCTTTAAATATCCAATTGATATTCACGTTGGGGGAATTGATTTAAAATTTCCTCACCATGAAAACGAAAGAATTCAATACTTAGCAAAAAATTCACGTGAGATCACTAATGTGTGAATGCACAATGGTCACCTTTCAATTGATAATGTAAAAATGTCTAAATCTTTAAATAATACAATTCTTGTTAAGGACTTTATTGAAGAGTATGGAAACAATACCTTAAGGTATATGTTTTTAAATACTAATTACAAACAACCATTAAATATAACAAAAGATTTAATTGAACATTCACAAGAGTGATGTCAAAAAATCCAAAATATTTTAAAACAAGTAAACTGAATGCAACGTGTTGGAGATATTAGTTTTAATAATCAAACACCAATTGATGATGATTTTAATTCATACAAATACATGACAAAATTTAGAACTTATTTTAAAGATGATTTAAATACACCGATGATTATTACTTTAATTGATGAGATGTCAAAAAACTTAAATAAACAAATTAGGTCAAAAGTTGTTGATTTAACTTATGAAAAACTAATCAAAATTTTAAGAGTATTGGGATTTAAATTTGAAATTAAAGATATTGATAATAAAACAGTTAAAAAAATAACTGAGTGAAAAAAACTAGTGGCTGAAAAAAACTTTGAAAAAGCTGATAAATTAAGAGATGAATTGAAAAAGGAAAATATAATCTAA
- a CDS encoding peptidylprolyl isomerase — MKTVKIKIILNDGRIMNADLFPEYAPISVENFINLIKNKYFDGLIFHRVIKGFMIQGGGMNLEMQEKSGLTPIKGEFSINGWNKNATTLKHEPGVLSMARTNVMDSATSQFFIVTGDAKFLDGQYASFGKLADQESLNVALEIENVPTTNKGYHDDVPVEPIIIKTIELV; from the coding sequence ATGAAAACAGTAAAAATTAAAATTATTTTAAATGATGGAAGAATAATGAATGCAGATTTATTTCCAGAATATGCCCCAATTAGTGTTGAAAACTTTATTAATTTAATAAAAAATAAATATTTTGATGGATTAATTTTTCACAGAGTTATAAAAGGATTTATGATTCAAGGTGGAGGAATGAATTTAGAAATGCAAGAAAAAAGTGGATTGACTCCAATTAAAGGTGAATTTTCAATTAATGGATGAAATAAAAATGCTACAACTTTAAAACATGAACCAGGTGTTCTATCAATGGCAAGAACTAATGTAATGGATAGTGCAACAAGTCAATTTTTTATTGTAACTGGTGATGCAAAATTCTTAGATGGACAATATGCTTCATTTGGAAAACTTGCAGATCAAGAAAGCTTAAATGTGGCTTTAGAAATTGAAAATGTTCCAACAACTAACAAGGGATATCATGATGATGTTCCAGTGGAGCCAATTATTATTAAAACTATTGAATTGGTTTAA
- the secE gene encoding preprotein translocase subunit SecE, translating to MDNKAEKKAKEKLDKIAQKQALKEQKKLEKDSKKKQIEELYKQLDGDKGLTKEEKIKKAKEKKIKKEKEKINYKLAIKEMPVKMLKEVNKIKWSDRKNLGQKFTWVIVFLLIFGIFFYAVDLGLQYLFDLLKIVDLTG from the coding sequence ATGGATAACAAAGCTGAAAAAAAAGCTAAAGAGAAATTAGATAAAATTGCCCAAAAGCAAGCTTTAAAAGAACAAAAGAAACTTGAAAAAGATAGCAAGAAAAAACAAATTGAAGAGCTTTATAAACAACTTGATGGAGACAAAGGTCTTACAAAAGAAGAAAAAATAAAAAAAGCTAAAGAAAAGAAAATTAAAAAGGAAAAAGAAAAAATTAACTATAAATTAGCAATTAAAGAAATGCCTGTTAAAATGCTAAAAGAAGTTAATAAAATTAAATGATCTGATCGTAAAAATTTAGGTCAAAAATTTACATGAGTTATTGTTTTCCTATTAATATTTGGTATATTCTTTTATGCAGTTGATTTAGGTCTACAATATTTATTTGATTTACTAAAAATTGTAGATCTAACAGGTTAG
- a CDS encoding HAD-IIB family hydrolase, protein MKWWFSDYDGTIQLHNEPKIKNEDMDFINKWIGADNKLIITTGRNKFEALEKIQEYKLDYEYLITNNGAMVHDKNNKTLMHSTISLDIRKKLVEKLDIMVGRCGIAFTSNNDKKILCGFDKPKKNETEPVLEYWFNQENVYEQYRNQLLTDKNVNNIAFYCYIEDINFIKELFKDIKSIKILQTFTFVVEIMDEHVSKKAGIEFIQKIHNFNDSDIYTSGDGENDIEMLEGYQNSFAINSGLEIVKQKANYIIDSVKDIEKYL, encoded by the coding sequence ATGAAGTGATGATTTTCAGACTATGATGGAACAATTCAATTACATAATGAGCCCAAAATTAAGAATGAAGATATGGACTTTATTAATAAATGAATTGGCGCAGATAATAAATTAATTATTACAACAGGGAGAAATAAATTTGAAGCATTAGAAAAAATTCAAGAATATAAACTTGATTATGAGTATTTAATTACAAATAATGGAGCTATGGTACATGATAAAAATAATAAAACACTAATGCATTCAACAATTAGTTTAGATATTCGCAAAAAATTGGTTGAGAAATTAGATATTATGGTTGGAAGATGTGGAATTGCTTTTACATCTAATAATGATAAAAAAATTTTATGTGGTTTTGATAAACCTAAAAAAAATGAAACAGAACCAGTTCTAGAATATTGATTTAATCAAGAAAATGTTTATGAACAATATCGCAATCAATTATTAACTGATAAAAATGTTAATAATATAGCATTTTATTGTTATATTGAAGATATAAATTTTATTAAAGAACTTTTTAAAGATATTAAAAGTATTAAAATTTTGCAAACATTTACCTTTGTAGTTGAAATAATGGATGAACATGTTTCTAAAAAGGCAGGAATTGAATTTATTCAAAAGATCCACAATTTTAATGATAGTGATATTTATACTTCAGGAGATGGCGAAAATGATATTGAAATGTTAGAAGGATATCAAAATTCATTTGCTATTAACAGTGGTTTAGAAATAGTTAAACAAAAAGCAAATTACATTATTGATTCAGTTAAAGATATTGAAAAATATTTATAG
- the nusG gene encoding transcription termination/antitermination protein NusG has protein sequence MEDNLMQLEDELSSYKGQWFVINCNSGHEERVRGDLLQKVETSSLEDRIFDIRISKAPVVGKNNKITDKNKYPGYIFINMLMTDETWFIVRNTPGVTGFIGSSGKGAKPFPLTIEEVSRMLAPTVDESTKKSKSGQGQQQKKEKVLYTADYKLKDVVLVKDGPFAQVEGQVMDMDYEKGIAVVNIELFGRITPTEFEFSNLELAYKL, from the coding sequence ATGGAAGATAATTTAATGCAATTAGAAGATGAACTAAGTTCATACAAAGGACAATGATTTGTAATCAATTGTAATAGTGGACACGAAGAAAGAGTTAGAGGAGACTTATTACAAAAAGTTGAAACTTCTTCTTTAGAAGATCGTATTTTTGATATAAGAATTTCAAAAGCTCCAGTTGTTGGAAAAAACAATAAGATTACAGATAAAAATAAATATCCTGGTTATATTTTTATTAATATGTTAATGACAGATGAAACATGATTTATTGTTAGAAATACTCCTGGAGTTACAGGATTTATTGGATCATCTGGAAAAGGTGCAAAACCTTTCCCATTAACAATTGAAGAAGTTTCAAGAATGCTTGCACCAACTGTTGATGAAAGTACAAAGAAATCAAAATCAGGACAAGGACAACAACAAAAAAAAGAAAAAGTACTATATACTGCAGATTACAAATTAAAAGATGTAGTGCTTGTAAAAGATGGTCCATTTGCACAAGTTGAAGGACAAGTTATGGATATGGATTATGAAAAAGGAATTGCTGTTGTAAACATTGAATTATTTGGACGTATTACTCCAACTGAATTTGAATTTTCAAACTTAGAATTAGCTTATAAACTATAA
- the rplA gene encoding 50S ribosomal protein L1 produces the protein MAKVSKKLQAVNAKVDKTKLYPIAEAIKLAKETSITKFDSTVEIAFNLNVDPRHADQQIRGALVLPGGTGKSQKVLVLTKTKAKEAQEAGADFVGAEDLIQKIQKENWFEYDVIVATPEMMAELGKIGKILGPKGLMPNPKTGTVTPDVKKALDEIKKGKVEYRTDKEGNIHSILGKVSFTEDNLLKNYSAILEVIKKAKPAAVKGTYIKNISVTTTMGPGIKVLIEN, from the coding sequence ATGGCAAAAGTAAGTAAAAAATTACAAGCAGTTAATGCTAAAGTTGACAAAACTAAATTATACCCAATTGCAGAAGCAATCAAATTAGCTAAAGAAACTTCAATTACAAAATTCGACTCAACTGTTGAAATTGCATTTAATTTAAATGTTGATCCAAGACATGCCGATCAACAAATCAGAGGAGCACTAGTATTACCTGGAGGAACAGGAAAAAGTCAAAAAGTTTTAGTGTTAACAAAAACTAAAGCAAAAGAAGCGCAAGAAGCTGGAGCAGATTTTGTTGGAGCAGAAGATTTAATTCAAAAAATCCAAAAAGAAAACTGATTTGAATATGACGTAATTGTTGCTACACCAGAAATGATGGCAGAATTAGGAAAAATTGGTAAAATCTTAGGACCAAAAGGATTAATGCCTAACCCAAAAACTGGAACAGTTACTCCAGATGTTAAAAAAGCTTTAGACGAAATTAAAAAAGGTAAAGTTGAATATAGAACTGATAAAGAAGGAAACATCCATTCAATTTTAGGAAAAGTTTCATTTACAGAAGACAACTTACTAAAAAACTACTCAGCTATTTTAGAAGTAATTAAAAAAGCTAAACCAGCTGCAGTTAAAGGAACTTATATTAAAAATATTTCAGTAACTACTACAATGGGTCCTGGAATTAAAGTTTTAATTGAAAATTAA
- the rpmG gene encoding 50S ribosomal protein L33, which translates to MSQSKKKIILVCEDCLSRNYSIQKSTLSQRERLVIKKFCRTCNAHTTHKETR; encoded by the coding sequence ATGTCGCAAAGTAAGAAAAAAATTATTTTGGTTTGTGAAGATTGTTTATCTAGAAATTACAGTATTCAAAAAAGTACGCTTTCTCAAAGAGAAAGATTAGTTATTAAGAAATTTTGTAGAACTTGTAATGCTCACACAACCCATAAGGAGACACGATAG
- the rlmB gene encoding 23S rRNA (guanosine(2251)-2'-O)-methyltransferase RlmB, which yields MKKNIIYGKNPVQNTILHFSHEIKEIYIQKGFAFDNEVFNVIKNNNIKWTSLEKQEFNNLIQEKINHQGIFAEIKDYKYSDLKDIISKNETKSTILVLDRIQDPNNFGAIIRTATLFGVNGIIILDHNQVEVTPAVIKASAGTIYNIAIVKVSNLSNALNTLKSYGYWTYCSNISDESQDITKIAFDNKSAIILGNEGEGVMKKLISQSDFNFIIPTNNTIDSLNVSVATGIILFARSLNE from the coding sequence ATGAAAAAAAATATAATTTATGGAAAGAACCCAGTTCAAAATACAATTTTACATTTTAGTCATGAGATTAAAGAAATATATATCCAAAAAGGATTTGCTTTTGATAATGAAGTTTTTAACGTAATTAAAAATAATAACATCAAGTGAACTTCACTTGAAAAACAAGAATTTAATAATTTAATTCAAGAAAAAATAAACCATCAAGGGATATTTGCAGAAATTAAAGATTATAAATATAGTGATTTAAAAGATATTATAAGCAAAAATGAAACTAAAAGCACAATTTTAGTATTAGATAGAATTCAAGATCCAAATAACTTTGGTGCAATTATTCGAACAGCTACTTTATTTGGAGTTAATGGAATAATTATTCTTGATCACAATCAAGTTGAAGTTACTCCTGCAGTTATTAAAGCATCAGCAGGAACTATCTATAATATTGCAATTGTCAAGGTTTCTAATTTAAGTAATGCTTTAAATACTTTAAAAAGTTATGGTTATTGAACATATTGTTCAAACATTTCTGATGAATCACAAGATATAACAAAAATAGCTTTTGATAATAAAAGCGCAATAATATTAGGAAATGAAGGAGAAGGTGTTATGAAAAAACTTATTTCACAATCTGACTTCAACTTTATTATTCCAACCAATAATACAATTGATTCTTTAAATGTTTCGGTTGCAACAGGAATTATCTTATTTGCTCGAAGTTTAAATGAGTAA
- a CDS encoding lipoprotein, producing MKRLLAGLAAVTLTTSSVASVVACQTKAIPLEIKIDGFKYWDKETGQLVNESNENTEAATSIYDNAFTGKIASVGYQLLNAITFSDLKYADQSKLAEAKETIGEAGLKLSLDNLKDIETAEGDLEEFLASYTAPRNTNFTAIDFKTKSNNTFNIGDTPVFLVDRTYKENKLVEDKIVDGFDYESPEGGDWFSKLEDQNSELVTPLNNLKTGSKVSEWKDALGLTEEEFKEKLEKTNSGDDKLTDAETTQAKSFFTKMKDVSEKEVKLMGSFSIPTTINKTIVPADEEGQKNADEISNEWSLYSSTTGEGEDNGIKINTANTFVYNKGGSFADLELTFTDEEKEFSITYSGLNNIVLSYALNGFALKTGSGKEERTDKYVYWYEPYTYSFDAQKSAAGNKDIFNELAGFDPTTNITISKK from the coding sequence ATGAAAAGATTATTAGCAGGTTTAGCAGCAGTTACTTTAACTACTTCATCAGTTGCAAGTGTTGTTGCTTGTCAAACAAAAGCAATTCCATTAGAAATTAAAATTGATGGATTCAAATATTGAGATAAAGAAACTGGACAATTAGTTAATGAATCGAATGAAAATACAGAGGCTGCTACTTCAATATATGATAATGCCTTTACAGGAAAAATTGCAAGTGTTGGCTATCAGTTACTTAATGCAATTACTTTTAGTGATTTAAAATATGCAGATCAAAGTAAACTAGCAGAAGCCAAAGAGACTATTGGTGAAGCTGGACTTAAATTATCATTAGATAATTTAAAAGACATTGAAACTGCAGAAGGAGATTTAGAAGAATTTTTAGCATCTTATACTGCACCAAGAAATACTAATTTTACAGCAATTGATTTTAAAACAAAATCAAATAACACATTTAATATTGGAGACACACCAGTATTTTTAGTCGATAGAACTTATAAAGAAAATAAACTTGTTGAAGATAAAATAGTTGATGGATTTGATTATGAATCACCAGAGGGAGGAGATTGGTTTTCAAAATTAGAAGATCAAAATTCCGAATTAGTAACTCCTTTAAATAATTTAAAAACTGGAAGTAAAGTATCTGAATGAAAGGATGCATTAGGATTAACAGAAGAAGAATTTAAAGAAAAATTAGAAAAAACAAATTCTGGAGATGACAAATTAACTGATGCAGAAACAACACAAGCAAAATCATTTTTTACAAAAATGAAAGATGTATCTGAAAAAGAAGTTAAATTAATGGGAAGTTTTAGTATTCCAACAACAATTAATAAAACTATTGTGCCTGCTGATGAAGAAGGACAAAAAAATGCTGATGAAATCTCAAATGAATGATCTCTTTATTCATCAACAACAGGTGAAGGTGAAGATAATGGTATTAAAATAAATACTGCAAATACATTTGTTTATAATAAAGGTGGCAGCTTTGCAGATCTTGAATTAACATTTACAGATGAAGAAAAAGAATTTTCTATTACTTATTCTGGATTAAATAATATCGTTTTAAGCTATGCACTTAATGGTTTTGCTTTAAAAACTGGAAGTGGAAAAGAAGAAAGAACAGATAAATATGTTTATTGATATGAACCATATACATATTCATTTGATGCGCAAAAAAGTGCAGCAGGAAATAAAGATATTTTTAATGAATTAGCAGGATTTGATCCAACAACTAATATTACAATTTCCAAAAAATAA
- the rplI gene encoding 50S ribosomal protein L9, whose product MKVILLQDVKNYGKKDQIVEVSDGYAKNYLIPKKLATIASQNQVSHLNVKLKNEKIETENKKHEVEKLKEQIEVLNLNFALTIKDNKPFGSVSLVQICDRLKKEHNIIIDKRKFEKHDNLNQIGLFYLKIKLDFKIVATLKVNVEGKK is encoded by the coding sequence ATGAAAGTTATACTGTTACAAGATGTAAAAAATTATGGGAAAAAAGATCAAATAGTAGAAGTATCTGATGGATATGCAAAAAACTATTTGATTCCTAAAAAATTAGCAACTATTGCTTCACAAAATCAAGTAAGTCATTTAAATGTAAAATTAAAAAATGAAAAAATTGAAACTGAAAATAAAAAACATGAAGTTGAAAAGTTAAAAGAACAAATTGAAGTTTTAAACTTAAATTTTGCTTTAACTATTAAAGACAACAAACCATTTGGTTCAGTTTCATTAGTACAAATTTGTGACAGACTAAAAAAAGAACATAATATAATAATTGATAAAAGAAAATTTGAAAAACATGATAATTTAAATCAGATTGGTCTTTTCTATTTAAAGATTAAATTAGATTTTAAAATTGTAGCAACTTTAAAAGTAAATGTGGAAGGTAAAAAATAA
- a CDS encoding Cof-type HAD-IIB family hydrolase → MKWWFSDYDGTINLQHNDYIDPRDMEFINKWIEEGNSFAIATGRMHHEIERVLDKVKIPYNYMICNNGAIVFEKGNGIIANTIIPFEEREEIVKIFNELKDRHILAYCLLDQRMDYSRVAVKEVDESEFLTTYAPKANNYDEGNHDILTSTDLNLLYVYLNQAEIENVQNIFNSRLKSCKAVRTHKNVIEIMHKDVSKAHGILKIKEIKGFSLDDVYTSGDGENDIEMLDLTKNSFTMREHQPKVKGHAKHVIDNVFEIGKYL, encoded by the coding sequence ATGAAGTGATGATTTTCAGACTATGATGGAACTATTAATTTGCAACACAATGATTATATTGATCCAAGAGACATGGAATTTATTAACAAATGAATTGAGGAAGGAAATTCATTTGCAATTGCAACAGGAAGAATGCATCATGAAATTGAACGTGTATTGGATAAAGTAAAAATACCTTATAATTACATGATTTGTAATAATGGAGCAATTGTTTTTGAAAAAGGAAATGGAATAATTGCAAATACAATTATTCCATTTGAAGAAAGAGAAGAAATAGTTAAAATTTTTAATGAATTAAAAGATAGACACATTCTTGCATATTGTCTTTTAGATCAAAGAATGGATTATTCAAGAGTAGCTGTTAAAGAGGTTGATGAAAGTGAATTTTTAACAACTTATGCACCAAAAGCAAATAATTATGATGAAGGAAATCACGATATTTTGACTTCAACTGATTTAAATTTATTATATGTTTATTTGAATCAAGCAGAAATTGAAAATGTTCAAAATATCTTTAATAGTCGTTTAAAATCTTGTAAAGCTGTAAGAACTCATAAAAATGTCATTGAAATTATGCATAAAGATGTTTCAAAAGCTCATGGTATTTTAAAAATTAAAGAAATTAAAGGTTTTTCTTTAGATGATGTTTATACTTCAGGAGATGGTGAAAATGATATTGAAATGTTAGATTTAACAAAAAATTCATTTACAATGAGAGAACATCAACCAAAAGTTAAGGGGCATGCAAAACACGTGATTGATAATGTGTTTGAAATTGGAAAATACTTATAA